Within the Bacillus spongiae genome, the region AGTACGTTTATTACAACTGGTGTATTCCTTATTTTTGCGGGAATGTTGTCGAATCGATTTATATTGTATTCAAGTAAAAAACGAATACTGGTTGGTAGTATATTTGTTTCTGTGTCACCATTATTTGTTTATATAGTGTCCTATCTAGTTTGGAATTTTCATATTCCTTTGAATCTCATGTTTTTTGGAATAATATTCAGTGCTTCTTGTGCGCTGTTAACGATCTTAATCATTGAATTTATGGTCAAGCACTTTATTGTAAATGATAAAATTATACACGCCAAAAAATTAGAAATGGTTAGTAGTATGGCTGCAAGCGTCAGTCATGAAATTCGCAACCCTTTAACAACGACGAAAGGCTTTTTACAATTACTTGAGGAAACGGAAGTGGACGCAACGCGTCTACAATATTTTGAGTTGTCTTTAGCTGAACTAGAGAGAGCTGAAAGTATTATTAATGGCTTTTTAACTTTCGCAAAGCCAACATTACATCATTTTGTCCCTTTAAATATAAAGAAGGATATCGAGAAATTGCTAGAAATTATTTCCCCGATGGCGAATATGAATAGCGTAAACATTCAAACGGACCTTTCCGATATTCAAGTATTAGGTGATGAAAAGCTTTTCAGACAGGCGCTCTTAAATATTGTGAAGAATAGTATTGAAGCGATGCCTAGTGGTGGGGTATTGAGGATCAAAGCAAAGCAAACTAGTAAAGGAGTAGTCATTTCTATCAGTGATACTGGAGTAGGGATGAGCGCGGACCAGATTCAACGTATTGGAGAGCCCTATTTTACGACTAAAGATCAGAATGGTACGGGATTAGGAATGATGGTGACATATCGAATCCTTCAACTGATGAAAGGAAGAGTATACGTTCAAAGTCAACTAGGAGAAGGAACTTGTTTTACTTTAGTTTTTCCACCCCTCACTGCAATCGGGGCAAAAGTTCAAAAAAGTGAAACGGCGAACTCGATTTAGTTCGCCGTTTCACTACAATTACTCTACTTTAATTAACGTCACCAACCTCGTTCGTATGGCTTAGGTGCGTCGATTTCAACATCAAGGTCCTTAGCTGCGCTTCTTGGCCAGTATGGATCCCTTAACAATTCTCTCCCAATAAAGATTAAGTCAGCTCGATCATTTTGAAGGATTTCTTCTGCTTGCCACCCATTTGTGATCAGCCCGACTGCTCCCGTTTTAACGTCAGCTCCATGCTTAATTGTTTCAGATAGTTTGACTTGATAACCAGGGAATACTGGGATTTTCGCGGGAACGACTGCTCCTGAACTTACGTCAATTACGCTTACTCCTTGCTCCTTCATCCAGGCCCCTATGTTTATGTAGTCTTCTGCCTGCAATCCATCTGGATGGTAATCATGAGCCGAAACACGAACGAATATGGGTCCTTCCCATACTTCTTTTACGGCTTCAATTATTTTGCGTAAAAAAAGGTATCTTCCTTCAGGAGAGCCTCCGAATTCATCTGTTCGATGATTCGTTAGAGGAGATAAAAATTCATTAATTAAATATCCGTGGGCGGCATGAATTTCAATTACATCATAATGGGCTTTTTTCGCCCGAAGAGCTCCTTCTTTAAAAGCGGAGATCGTTGAATAAATATCCTCCAAACTCATTTCTTTTGGTGTTTGCATATTATCATGAAAGGGAATGGGTGATGGAGCGATAATTTCACCTTCAACCATTGCTTTTCTTCCAGCGTGCGCAAGCTGAATTCCTATTTTACTTCCTTGCTCCTTCACAAGAGTAACAAGCTCAGTTAAGCCCTCTATATGTTCATCAGACCATATCCCTAAATCTCGTGAGGATATTCTCCCTTGTGGAGTCACAGCAGTTGCTTCTTGTATTATCAGCCCTACACCACCTACTGCGCGACTCGTATAATGCGTTTTGTGCCAATTTTCTACTTTCCCATTTTCATCGTGAGAAGAGTACATGCACATCGGTGCCATGACGATTCTGTTTTTTAATGCTAACCCTTCTAACTGAATTGTTTCAAAAAGTTTTGTCGTCAATCTTATCCCTCCAACGGTTACTTGTTTTAATCGTTTAGACGATTCCATTATAACAAGGTGAAAAGTGGGAAGGAAAAAATGTGCTCACGTTCCTCGTACCCTACAGCATGAACGTCGAATGAATAACAAGCATTCTTTGATTATATTTAGTCATTACGCGTTCTTTATTTGAGTAGTTATCGTTTGTTGAACGTTTTTGCGTAGTGAGGCTGCCTTTAGCGTGGCCGTTTCGATGCATTGGTATAATGCCTTATCAACGTGACATTGTTGAAGTACCTGCAGTCCTGCTTCTGTTGTTCCGCCTGAACTTGTTACATCTTCTCTAAGTGCTGATGCTCCTTTGGGGGAAGTTATCAGCATCTCTCCAGCTCCAATCAGGGTTTGTTGAATCAAAAGCTTAGCAGTCCTTTGGTCCATACCAAGCTTGCCTGCTGCAAGCTGCATTTGTTCTATTAAATAATAAAAGTATGCAGGTCCACTTCCTGATAATGCGGTGACAAGATCAAGCTGCTCCTCTGGAATTTCTGTGACGGTTCCAATGGATTGAAAAAGAGAATACGCAATCTGTTTTTGCTTTTCATTCGTGTAAGGATTAAACGTAAACGCAGTCGCAGATTTGCATATGGCGGCAGATGTATTAGGCATTGCTCTAGAAATGGCTATTTCCATTCCTATCATTTCTTCCATCAGCCTTGTCGATATGCCCGCCATTAAACTAATAATGAGTACATCTTTACATAAATATGGTTTAATCGCCTGAATGGAATCAAAGGCATCTTTTGGTTTAACTGAAAAAATTAACAAGTCAATATTTTCCATGAATTTAGAGAGGTCATACGTTGTGTGAATATGGTGTTTGGTGGAGAGAGCAGCAAGTTTTGTTTTGTTATGTTTATTTGTTACCCACACGTCATCACACTTTAGTGCTTGTTTTTTTAGTGCACCTACTAGCATTGCCTGTGTCATAGCTCCCGCTCCAATAAATCCCGTTTTCATGAAAAATCCCTCCTAATTTAGTAAGGTAGTAGTTTACTCGTTCTTTTTGCTAAGTAATAATTCATTATATTTACTTACGACATAGATATGAGAGAAAGTTAGGGGGTTAAAAGGAATTCAATGACATTTTACTAAAAAAACGATAAACTAAAGAATATACGATTGAAAAAGTAAGGGGATACAAATATGAATTCAGAATGGTATGGTAATATAGGAAAAATCGTGGTCCCTACTCCTTTTGCTGTTGGGAATGTGAATGCTTATTTAATAAAAGGAGATGTTTTAACATTAATTGATGCTGGTCCTAAAACGGACGAGGCATGGGATGCAATGCAAACTGGTTTAAAAAATCTAGGGTTTAATCCTCAAGATATTGAACAAGTTATTTTAACCCATCACCATCCAGATCATGTTGGTCTGTTAGATTATTTTTCAGAAGATGTCCCAATTTATGGACATTCTTATAACAAAGATTGGTTACTCAGAACCGATGAATTTATTCAAAAGCATGATGATTTTTATGCTTCCCTATTTTATGAACTTGGTTTACCAGAACAGTTCTTAATGTTTTTGGAGCGATTAAAAGCGCCATTAAAGTGGATGTGTCAACGTTCGTTAACAGGTGTGTTAGCAGAAAATGATTTTATACCGGGGTTACCTGAATGGAAAGTAATAGAAACTCTAGGTCATGCACAAAGTCATTTATCCTTTTATCGTGAGAAAGATGGTGTATTACTAGCAGGGGATCATATCATCGCCCATATTTCCTCTAATCCGCTTATTGAACCAGCTGAAATAATGGAAGGTCCTCGTCCGAAGCCTCAAATTCAGTATAATACGTCTTTGAACAAAATGCTAGATTATGATATATCTACCGCATTTAGTGGTCATGGAAAAGAAATAACAAAGGTACATGAGCTAATTGGTCGACGATTAAATCGTCAACATGACCGAGCAATGAAAGTGAAGGAAATGCTTAAGGGCACACCAAGAAGCTGTTTTGAAGTTTGTCAACAACTCTTTCCGGAAATATTTAAAAAAGAACTTGGCTTAACGATGTCAGAAACTCTTGGTCAACTTGATTATTTAGTTCATATGGGGGACGTGTCTGTCACATATAATGAGAAGGGTGTGGCATTGTATAAAGCTAACTAAAGGTGGGGGAGAGATGAGTGGAAGAAATATTGTGATTACAGGAGCATCAAGTGGTCTCGGTGCTTGTCTCGCTTATGAATGTGCCAAACGTGGGGAAAACGTTATTTTACTAGCTCGTAACATCGATAAGTTACAAACTATTCAACGTGACATTCAAGGAAAATATCATACGAAGGTTTTTGTTTATTCCCTGGATGTAACGAATCATAAAGCAGTTGAACATGTGTTTGGGCAGATTTTTGAGGAAGTGACTTCTATAGATGTATTAGTAAACAATGCAGGGTATGGCATTTTTACTGAGGCAGATGATGCGAGAATAGAGGATGTAAAAGGGATGTTTGACGTAAATGTATATGGTCTGATTTCCTGTACTCAACAAGTGTTAACACATATGAAACAAAACAAAAGAGGTAAGATTATTAATATTGCTTCACAAGCTGGAAAGCTAGCGACACCAAAGTCAAGCGCTTATGCCGCCACTAAGCATGCTGTTTTAGGTTATACAAACTCTTTACGAATGGAGCTTAAGCCATTCGATGTATTGGTTATGGCAGTTAATCCAGGGCCGATTTCAACTAATTTCTTTGATGTTGCGGACCGTAGTGGTGAATATCAAAAAAATATAGGGAAATGGATGCTTAAACCTGAGGTTGTTGCCACAAAAATTGCTGATCATTTATATACAAGGAGAAGAGAAATTAATCTTCCCTGGTATATGAATAGTGTAAGTGTACTCTATTCATTAATGCCGCGACTAATTGAAAAACTTGGAGGCAAAGCTTTTTATCAAAAGTAATTACTCATTTTAGATAACATTTTTCTTTCAGTTTGTTGATTCTTGTAAACCGTGTTAAGTGCGAACTCTTATTAACCGATTGCTGATACGTTGTACAATAGGTTTTAATTATGCTATTCTAAACATATACAAGCTGTAACAGCATACAATAAAAAAGACCGCAAGTGCTACCACACTTATCGGCCTTGCACAAACGGATTTCTTTATAGAGCCGGCTATTACTCGAATAGATCGCCCCCCTACGCAAATAAGGGCGATCTATTTTTTATCGCTTTTGTTGAAGGACAGCACCGACATAATTAGCCCAGCAAATGTTACAGTAAGCATCAATGATTCGAATACCGTCATACGCTTTACCCCCTTTCTAGGGAATAAGGCCGACTTTCTTTAGAAATTCGCTTCTGTATATTATTATATCACATTAACTGATTATTCTGAAAAAATATAGATGTTTACGCTTGCATTAAAAATATGTATAAATAATTAGAGTAACCAATCTCATTTATATCGTTTAAATTTACCCTTTACTTCATTTTTCAAGCATTGCTTCCTTCCTTATTAGAGTTGTATCGAAAGGGGAATTGAACTAGGTCTATGATTTGTAAAAAAAGACAGGACCAGCCCACACAAAAAAGGGATGGCCTAATACTATAAGTATTGTACATGCACTTCACATACTATTCCGTCCAAAGAACGATCTCATTAATGGTGGTGAGGTCGTTCTTTATGTGTTTGGATAGACAAAAAAAGCGATTCAATCTTTTAAAAAAGAAATGGTCAAGACTAGCCCACACGAAAAAAGGGATGGCTTAATACTATAAGTATTGTACATGCACTTCACATACTATTCCGTCCAAAGAACGATCTCATTAATGGTGGTGAGGTCGTTCTTAATGTGTTCGGATAGACAAAAAAAGCGATTCAATCTTCTTAAAAAAGAAATGGTCAAGACTAGCCCACACAAAAAAAGAGATGGCTTAATACTATAAGTATTGTACATGCACTTCACATACTACTCCGTAAAAGAATGACCCCACCTATGACGGTGGGGTTGTTTTAATGTCACTTGATTAATAATTGTCGATAAAAGATAAATCTAAAGATCTTACACTATATTCAGTTGTATAATATTTTACAGTAATAAGGGAAGTCATCTTGTTGATTGTATAGAGTACACCCTTATAAGATTATTTCTGACAATAATTAATGAACAAGTTAAAGTAATAAAGGAGGATGGAATGGGTTGAAGGTTACATAGAAAATACTATGGAATTGGATTTATTAAAATCATAGTATATATAAGTAGAGGGATTATCGCTGCTCTCTTCCTATATTTGAATTTTCTTTTGTTTCCTTTCTAATTTTTCTATATATAATATTGGTAAAAGCAGTTGCCATATCTTCTCCTTGTTGAAAATTATAAACAAATGGTCCAACTGCCGCGACGATAGCCACTCTTTGTGCTGTTAGAACAGGATTTGGACTATTAAATATCTTAATTGACTGTTCGTATAGGACTTCGATGCTATTGTGAAACCTATTTTGAAGGAACAAAGAAAACCTCTTTTGATATAAGTTTGCGTAATAATTTTTTAGAACAACAGGCAAACGTAAAGAGCGATTATTTAGAAGAATGTGCCCTACATTGAAAGCATCAACATCAGCAATCAAATCCTTTGGCGGGAAAGTACCAATATCAGGATTGTTTATTAAATATAGGCCCGCACTTAAAATGTCGTGCTGGCCAAGTCCTTTTTTAACTAAGTCCAGAGCATCTTCCATTACGGTTAGTAAATCCCCTGCCCATCCTGCAAAATCAGATTGTACAGCACCGTCTAAAAACAAGAGACTATTTAATGAGGCCGCAAAATGCTCCACTCCTATAGAAATACCACTCGCAGGGTCATAAATTTCTTCTACAGGCATGTCGATGCTACTCTTTACTAAGTGTACAAAATCAGACTCTATGGATCCTGCTAAATTATTCCATAATGTACTATTATATACACTCTCACGAAGTACATGTAATGTTACGATATTTGCTTGAGAGACAGAATAACCATTCTCTAATGCAAGTTGATATATAGCTTCTAACTGTGAGAAAAAAATGTCATTTCGTACAGAAGGATCTAAAGGGACAGCAGAACTAACGCCCCAATCCCTCCCTGATGCAATGTTATTATCAATTTCAATATAACCGTTCCCTGTTCCAACTCTAATAGTAGATATTTGATCAAATACCCAATTTTTAGGGAGGGGGTATCCTACGTTTCCGCTAAATCCAGTGGACATATCACTAATGAAACTAGTAGTTGCAAACCCTTCATCTGAGACGCTTGAACATACATTTCGAGACCCATATATCCCAATTTTATAATAACTACCTTTATTCTCCAAATAGTCATTTATTCCTCTGAAATGTGGAATGATATTGTCTGAAACTTGATATTCTAATGCGTCAAAATCAACAGAAAAGTATATAGTAGTCCCTCTTTTAAATCCATATCTTCTGGCGGCATTATAGGCATCTCGAGCATCTTTTTTCCCTTGTTCTTCATTAAAATAAGAAGCTTCTCCTCCATGCGTTTGAAAAATAGGGAACAGATTCAATCCACTCTCAAAAATAGTTTCTATTTCTCCTGTCTGGATTTTTTTATTTATTCCCCCTTCAGCATTGGTTAAATATCGCCCAATCACTTGATAACCAAAGTCAATAAGAGATTGAGCTCTAGCTGGCGTAACTTCTGTGATGCTATCACATGCGGTTCCTTTACGATTGGGGTCTCCTGTACTAACTAAAACAGAAAGCCAAGTTTGTATATTTCCAATTCCATCAGGAGGTAACCCTACAAACGCTTGAAAGGCAGTAACAGCTACTTTAACATTTTCCCCATAATAACCATCAAATGGCCCAGGGTCAAAATGATTAACATATAAAGCATATTGAAAGAGTTTTACAAACTGTCCACTACTTCCAATCCTTAATGTTGGAAGAGAATTTGTTGTTAGTGGTCCTACTGTTCCAGTCTGTATTCCTGTAGGTATTCCTTTTTCTGTCTGGATTCCATATATTAAGGCTTTATTAGTCCCGCTTTGATAATGACCATCAGTCGGTTGAACGCCAGAAGTAGTAAAATAATTGTAGTTAAGGTCTTTTTGTATTTCTCTAACACGTGTATCACCACCGATGGTGAGGACATATACATCCATGGATAGAAAAGCCTTGAATACATAATCATATACTTTTCCATCACGAATCGGTAGGCCAGCGTCTGTCTGTAATTTTAAGACTGCAGCTTGTGTTCCTTCTTCGAAGCGACCTGTAAAACCACCTGGATTATACCCCTTACAATACATAGCCCCTTGAAGAATGGTAACAATCCTTTTTCCAATCTCATCTGTAGGTACTTTACCAAGTTCCATTTCTCCCCAAGCCTTATACAATGTGGATGCTCCAGGACCAAAGTTATCAGTCGGTGTTGAAATCCCTAATTCAAGCTGTAAAGCTCTTATAAGAGCATAAATACTAGATAATCCTGCTTTCCCAGTTTCTGGTGATGGGTTAAAGCCTTCTCTTCCCCTATATGTTTCATTAACCCATATTTGTACTGCTAATATCGAAGGGTTCATGATTATCTTTCCCCTTTATCTATTGGTAAGAAATAGTATCTTTACTTATTATGATGTATTTTGAGGTTTTGTGAGAACAAGAGAAGTTATAACTTTATTGAACAATTCTCGCTATTCTTTCAACTTTACAATCCACAGGAAATGGTGTGGATATGACTTTCAACTTATTGCAAAAGCTAGCATCTTTATGTAAATTGGTAGCTCTAAAATAAAATTTATTATCTAAGTATTTTCACCTTGTAAATACCCTGCCTTGCATGATGGAAACTGCTAGTAAAAAGAAGCCATTTTGATTATTTTTATTGTAAAATGACTTCTTTTTATTAGTGATAACATAAAGGTTTTATTCGACTGGTCTAGGGCCGGTATCTAAACCAGAGTTTTCTACTGTCATGATTGGGCGAATGGTTACATCAGCATTTACACGAATTTGACAGGATAAACGTAAGTGATCTTCTATTCCTTTCTCTGAAATAGCATTCTTTTCTACATTCGTTAAATCACAAAATTCACCTTCCAATACTTCTACTCTACATGTCGTACATTTTGCATTTCCTCCGCAACGGTGGAGAATATTTACTCCGTTATCTTCAAGTGCTAATACTAACTTTTTCCCTTTTTCTACTTCAAAAGTTTTTTGTCCCAAAACAGTTACCTTTGGCATTTTATTCTCTCCTTTAATGAAATTTAGCTAATCTGAAAATACGATTTCATATTAAACTATTCCTAAGTTTTACTGATCTTAACAGATAATTATATTGTGGACTTTCCGAATTCATGATATTCCATTTCCTAAATGAGCTTCACTCCAGTTGAAACCATGGACTTATAACGGTTTGTTATCAGATGTTTGAGGTTGTATTTCCTCCTAAGATTTAGAAATAGATGGTTTATATAACACCTTCTTCACTTGAAGGGAATGTACCAAGCACTATTTATTTTGGTGTTTTTAAATAACCACACATCTGAAGAGGGAGGTTTGATTACATTAAAAGATTATCTACAAGAAGAAATAAGGTGGCACTCTTAACAGTTAATATGAATTCGGTGGTGAAGTGATACATACGATTAAAAAAGTACGAAATCAGTAAGAATACTCATCAGGTTTCTTCTACTTTTACATATTGATTGTATAAAGCTCTCTACGTCATACGTTTCTAAGGAGGTATTGTCAATGGTAAGCATGGAAGGACTTACTGGGCGTGTGATCCTGCAAGGCTCACCCGGCTATGATGAAGCAAGACTTAACTATAATGGACGCTTTGATAAATTCCCCAAATTGATTGTTTACTGTGAGGTCACACAGGATGTAGTCAACGCAATCCTATGGGCACGTAGGCATTTGATTCCTTTTCGCGTACGCAGCGGTGGGCATAGCTACGAAGCGTTTTCCCTCGTCGAAGATGGACTCATCATTGATGTCAGCGGGTTGCAAAAGCTTCAAATAAATAAAGAGAGAGGCACAGCACAGGTCGGCGCGGGGTTCCGTATGCTACCTTTATATGAAGCGCTTTGGAACCAAAGGGTGACCATCCCATCCGGTACTTGTTCAAGCATTGGTGTATCGGGTATAACGCTAGGAGGAGGATACGGGTTGTTGTCCAGGAAATTGGGAATGACCTGTGATAGTGTACTAGAATTGGACATGGTTACAGCAAAAGGGAAAATTATTCGGGTCAATGATCGTCAGCATAAAAGCCTGTTTTGGGCTTGTCGCGGGGGAGGGAATGGCAGCTTTGGTGTGATTACCTCCTTTACTTTTCGTGTGGACCCGATTGAGAATGTTACTCGTTTCAAATTAACATGGGACTCTGCAGATCTCAAAAAAGTTTTGCGTTATTGGCAAACATGGGCGCCCCATGCTGATACCCGTCTGACATCGATACTATTAGCTCCTGCACAAA harbors:
- a CDS encoding ATP-binding protein, translating into MSVESMLQILLLNYLFILIVTVTSLLLLDRNVLLFSSLPKRRIFIFFGSSLSILFCIFFPISLTSNFQFDLRMVPMILGGLYGGPLVSIGLYIVTVTARSFIEGDGIMSTFITTGVFLIFAGMLSNRFILYSSKKRILVGSIFVSVSPLFVYIVSYLVWNFHIPLNLMFFGIIFSASCALLTILIIEFMVKHFIVNDKIIHAKKLEMVSSMAASVSHEIRNPLTTTKGFLQLLEETEVDATRLQYFELSLAELERAESIINGFLTFAKPTLHHFVPLNIKKDIEKLLEIISPMANMNSVNIQTDLSDIQVLGDEKLFRQALLNIVKNSIEAMPSGGVLRIKAKQTSKGVVISISDTGVGMSADQIQRIGEPYFTTKDQNGTGLGMMVTYRILQLMKGRVYVQSQLGEGTCFTLVFPPLTAIGAKVQKSETANSI
- the namA gene encoding NADPH dehydrogenase NamA, which codes for MTTKLFETIQLEGLALKNRIVMAPMCMYSSHDENGKVENWHKTHYTSRAVGGVGLIIQEATAVTPQGRISSRDLGIWSDEHIEGLTELVTLVKEQGSKIGIQLAHAGRKAMVEGEIIAPSPIPFHDNMQTPKEMSLEDIYSTISAFKEGALRAKKAHYDVIEIHAAHGYLINEFLSPLTNHRTDEFGGSPEGRYLFLRKIIEAVKEVWEGPIFVRVSAHDYHPDGLQAEDYINIGAWMKEQGVSVIDVSSGAVVPAKIPVFPGYQVKLSETIKHGADVKTGAVGLITNGWQAEEILQNDRADLIFIGRELLRDPYWPRSAAKDLDVEIDAPKPYERGW
- the proC gene encoding pyrroline-5-carboxylate reductase, with amino-acid sequence MKTGFIGAGAMTQAMLVGALKKQALKCDDVWVTNKHNKTKLAALSTKHHIHTTYDLSKFMENIDLLIFSVKPKDAFDSIQAIKPYLCKDVLIISLMAGISTRLMEEMIGMEIAISRAMPNTSAAICKSATAFTFNPYTNEKQKQIAYSLFQSIGTVTEIPEEQLDLVTALSGSGPAYFYYLIEQMQLAAGKLGMDQRTAKLLIQQTLIGAGEMLITSPKGASALREDVTSSGGTTEAGLQVLQQCHVDKALYQCIETATLKAASLRKNVQQTITTQIKNA
- a CDS encoding MBL fold metallo-hydrolase translates to MNSEWYGNIGKIVVPTPFAVGNVNAYLIKGDVLTLIDAGPKTDEAWDAMQTGLKNLGFNPQDIEQVILTHHHPDHVGLLDYFSEDVPIYGHSYNKDWLLRTDEFIQKHDDFYASLFYELGLPEQFLMFLERLKAPLKWMCQRSLTGVLAENDFIPGLPEWKVIETLGHAQSHLSFYREKDGVLLAGDHIIAHISSNPLIEPAEIMEGPRPKPQIQYNTSLNKMLDYDISTAFSGHGKEITKVHELIGRRLNRQHDRAMKVKEMLKGTPRSCFEVCQQLFPEIFKKELGLTMSETLGQLDYLVHMGDVSVTYNEKGVALYKAN
- a CDS encoding SDR family oxidoreductase produces the protein MSGRNIVITGASSGLGACLAYECAKRGENVILLARNIDKLQTIQRDIQGKYHTKVFVYSLDVTNHKAVEHVFGQIFEEVTSIDVLVNNAGYGIFTEADDARIEDVKGMFDVNVYGLISCTQQVLTHMKQNKRGKIINIASQAGKLATPKSSAYAATKHAVLGYTNSLRMELKPFDVLVMAVNPGPISTNFFDVADRSGEYQKNIGKWMLKPEVVATKIADHLYTRRREINLPWYMNSVSVLYSLMPRLIEKLGGKAFYQK
- a CDS encoding glycoside hydrolase domain-containing protein translates to MNPSILAVQIWVNETYRGREGFNPSPETGKAGLSSIYALIRALQLELGISTPTDNFGPGASTLYKAWGEMELGKVPTDEIGKRIVTILQGAMYCKGYNPGGFTGRFEEGTQAAVLKLQTDAGLPIRDGKVYDYVFKAFLSMDVYVLTIGGDTRVREIQKDLNYNYFTTSGVQPTDGHYQSGTNKALIYGIQTEKGIPTGIQTGTVGPLTTNSLPTLRIGSSGQFVKLFQYALYVNHFDPGPFDGYYGENVKVAVTAFQAFVGLPPDGIGNIQTWLSVLVSTGDPNRKGTACDSITEVTPARAQSLIDFGYQVIGRYLTNAEGGINKKIQTGEIETIFESGLNLFPIFQTHGGEASYFNEEQGKKDARDAYNAARRYGFKRGTTIYFSVDFDALEYQVSDNIIPHFRGINDYLENKGSYYKIGIYGSRNVCSSVSDEGFATTSFISDMSTGFSGNVGYPLPKNWVFDQISTIRVGTGNGYIEIDNNIASGRDWGVSSAVPLDPSVRNDIFFSQLEAIYQLALENGYSVSQANIVTLHVLRESVYNSTLWNNLAGSIESDFVHLVKSSIDMPVEEIYDPASGISIGVEHFAASLNSLLFLDGAVQSDFAGWAGDLLTVMEDALDLVKKGLGQHDILSAGLYLINNPDIGTFPPKDLIADVDAFNVGHILLNNRSLRLPVVLKNYYANLYQKRFSLFLQNRFHNSIEVLYEQSIKIFNSPNPVLTAQRVAIVAAVGPFVYNFQQGEDMATAFTNIIYRKIRKETKENSNIGREQR
- a CDS encoding 2Fe-2S iron-sulfur cluster-binding protein, which codes for MPKVTVLGQKTFEVEKGKKLVLALEDNGVNILHRCGGNAKCTTCRVEVLEGEFCDLTNVEKNAISEKGIEDHLRLSCQIRVNADVTIRPIMTVENSGLDTGPRPVE
- a CDS encoding FAD-binding oxidoreductase, with translation MVSMEGLTGRVILQGSPGYDEARLNYNGRFDKFPKLIVYCEVTQDVVNAILWARRHLIPFRVRSGGHSYEAFSLVEDGLIIDVSGLQKLQINKERGTAQVGAGFRMLPLYEALWNQRVTIPSGTCSSIGVSGITLGGGYGLLSRKLGMTCDSVLELDMVTAKGKIIRVNDRQHKSLFWACRGGGNGSFGVITSFTFRVDPIENVTRFKLTWDSADLKKVLRYWQTWAPHADTRLTSILLAPAQKQGDLRSSGVFVGSEQELRQIMRPLQDATHPKNVEFQSITWIEAARRFAGRPVKQDKFKNSSAYVYEPLSDVALDVLIHHLQTAPGPANVITLDPYGGAIKQIPPNETAFVHRNALFVIQFQSFWSKDAEATKNIQWIEKFRESMLPYTRGSVRNYSDAMIADWPTAYFGENLARLKKVKQMYDPENLFHFEQSIPK